The DNA sequence tcatgatttagcatcaattagatggtggttgtttgattcaaagaagtcatgcatttccattccaaattacttacttagaatgcaagaaagtgcataaaacctaatgaaaacaaagaaaaagactagtgaaactaggctaagatgacttgtcatcacaacaccaaattattgcttgtccccaagcaagcatcaaacacAAGAGAAGATAGAGTGAAATAGATaagtatatatgttcttattaagcagatagttgaatttggtctatggggttttatgcagatcaaaagtagcccatttattacttgctgtcaaaacaaacaatgtttccttaagggttcaccaaggttgctgctatAATTCCTCACTTTTTGCTCATTTCCCTtgttagtttttttctttttttcttttgcataaagagcttattatttattgaaggcttggtggcaaatgttgcagtggcctttggcttaattttactcaacatttcttcaccacagacacatggctcacctttttcttcctaggatcattgatgcccagcatctctttggatcactaaatgttgtgtagctaggttgctctttattgtggactttcagtaaCAAGTCATTTTGTAGCATTTATTCTATGAGCTATCaattaaatcaaacatatataccaccactaacttttattctaacttttgcaacattgaacaatcaCCTTTCTAAACCAAACATCTCTCTTTTATTTAGACAGCaaggaaaaacaaaacaaagtataCAAGCTGATGAATGATGACacttattatgcagatagtttATTCTTAACTAACTATTAATGCAAACAAAAGAAATAGTAGAACATAAAGCAATTGGAGGCatgtcatgtttcagacatgcatcttccttatttaagtaaaaataagaaaagaaacttCATCACCTCTATTTGTCAGGCATTTCCATTCTTTTGGATTTGCtggattctcccttcttcttcttcttcctcttctatcCATAATCTTGAGCTTCTTCACGAGGACATCTTCTTTCCCAAACAGGATCTGCGAGACCTGAAAGCCCAACTTCTTCTAATCTTTGGAATGCTACCTGGGTATTAAGCTGAGACTTTGCTGCCTGGCGGTCTCTAAGTTCTTGGCATTGCTCAAATGATTTGATTTGTGGATTTAGTGCTGGCATGCAGCGGgttaagtactccaaccttgcttgcacaTCCTCATTACACTCTGATTGTTGCACATGTCTAACCTCTCCAATAGTGTGATGAATGTTCTTCCACTGATACAAGTTGTGAGTATACTCCCCATACTTGGCTTGGGTCAGGAACATCTTATCATATGACTCTTGAAGTCCTGTTGTTAGTTCCCTTTGTCCCTCAAGAATCTTGGCTTGAAATTCTTGTTGTTGGGCCATTGAttgttgctgccagctttccAATCTTTCCTCCATTCTGTGCTGCCAAGCTTCATTTTGCTCCCTGTCTTTCAAGTATTGCTCCCAGTgctctagatattgctcttgGTACCTTGTCATGGGggtaagttattttttttatgagttaatactcaaaatcgtccctgaaagattcATCGATCTCCATATTAGTCCCCGgaagataaagttaatcaaaagagtCCCCGAAAGTGACACAAGTTAATCACGTTCGTCCTTCCATCAATTTGCTTGATGACATGGCTAACGTCTGCTCACGTGGCACGTTAACTGCCATGCTGGCAGAGAAGGAATACGACGCCGTTTTGAGTGAATGTCCAGATAGACATGATACGGCGTCGTTTTGTGGAGAAAGTGGATTCAAAACGTTGCAGAGTGGATTCACCCTCTTCCATAACGAGTATCTCCATGTCTGCTCCAAATTGTTTCGTCTCCCTCAAGCCATGCCCTAACCCCTTCACCTTGCATTCGAACATCGCCATCCACGTTTGTCGTCGTTGGTTGACGATCAAAGCCGAGTAGCTGTTGGTACTGAGAAGAGCGGTCGTCAGCTGTTAGCAACATTGATTGTGGAAGAAGAAAGCGTGACGGTTAGAGGTAAGCATTaaagttttttccttttttttgaagTCAGTTTGTAGCCTGATGTCTTAGAGGTGGCGTTCTGTATATCTCTGTCTGATTAGGGGTAGGGGTTTGTGTGACTATTGTTTAAGTGTCAGAATGCATTTCATTAAATGTCGTTGTGATGATATTGTGTTATGGGTGTTTCATGTTAATGAGAGTTAGTTTTCGTTGTTGTATGTTTGTTTTGGGGTTAGGGTTTGTTATGTTATGATTGAGAATAGGCAGTTGCAATCTGTGTGGGCTAAGGAGGTTTTCTTGTTTCTGCTTGTAGATGGAAGGTCCTCCAATGACCTTTGTGTTTCACCATGGGGGACTGTTTAAGAAGAATGCAGAAGGAGATATAGTATACGAACCCGATAATACAGAGGTGTTGATGGGGGTTGAAGGAGACACGCTTGACGTCTTCTTTGTAAGGGGTTATTACAGGGAGTTGGGTTACATTGAAGCTGGAAATTGTTGGTGGAAACATCCTGGAGTTCCTCTTTCATCAGGGTTGAGAAGCTTACTCACAGACGCAGACTTGGTTGCCATGTGCAAGGATTGCAGAAGAAACCACAATTGATCAATATCTACCTGGAGCAttgtatctctcagccttttaTAGTAGACCAGATTGAGGAGGAAGTAGTGAATGTGGAAGCAGAAAGGTTGAAACAGGGAAGTGCAGCTCCCAAGCTATGAAGAAACCCACAACAATTGATCCTCATTCCCAAAAGCAAACCTCTCACCCCAACAGAACAACCTCACAGCCCAAGTCACAGCCCAATCCAACAATGAAGCCCATATCTGAGCCCAATCAACCAAAGGTGAAGCCCATGTCTCAGCCCAATAAAGCAGCCCACCAGCCCAAGAAGACAACATCTTAGCCCAAGAAGACATCTGCTCAGCCCATGAAGCCTGTTCCTCAGGCCAAGAAGACCAATTATCAGGCCAAATCAGTCCCACCTCAATCAAATTCGTCATCAGAGACAGGCAATAACTCACAAGGGGCAAAGGACAAACAAAATAGCAGTGGCTGCAGAGTCACAAGATCTGGAAGACAAGTGAAGGAAGCTCCCCTCCAGGAGGATGACACTGACTCTCATGACTCTTATGAGAGTACTGAAGATGAACTGTATAGGCCTCCAAAAGTTGTAGGAGACAACCTCTATAGCAGTGAGAGTGATAATGACTCTGGGaagggaaaaagaagtggaaaaaGGGACAGCAGGTCTAAAGTCAGAGAAACGCAGAAGCcccctaagaaaagactagctaATAAAGAGATAGACACTGATGATTCCAACTATGAGGGGTCTGAAGATGAAGAAAGTTATGAGTCTGTTATGTTAATTCCATTAGGGTTAGTtgtttcataaattattttgcaAATGTTAGGGTTTCTAATGTGTTAAACTTTTTGTTACCAGATTTAGATGATAGTGATGCTGCCTCAAATGCTGACTCCTGGCATTTAGAGGATTCTGATAAGGTGTTGGAGTCTGATGAAGAATAACCAGCTGTGTACCCTCAGTTCAATGACAAAACAAAGTTTGGAGAGTTGAAATTTGAGGTCAGTATGGTATTTAAGTCCAAGTCTGAATTCATGCAAGCAACTAGGGATTATACAATCCAGTGGGGTAGAAATATTCTGTTTTCAAAAAATGACAAAGTTAGAGTTAAGGCTGTCTGTAAGTCTGAAGATTGTCCCTGGGTAGTTTACTGTGCATGTAATAAGCAAGATGGTTCTTGGCAAATTAAGACACTAGTAGATAGTCACACTTGTCCACGATGGAGGAAAAACAGAGCTGCAACCCAAACCTGGACTCTGAGTAAACTAGTACCTAAGCTTAGAAAACACCCAACCATGAAGCATCGAGAGGTTTATGACTGGTTTGTTAGAAAGTGCAATGTCTATCTCAATAGCACATGCATTACAAGAGCTTTGAAAGCCGCTAGGAAAATAGTCGAGGGTGATGAGATAGCTCAATATGGGTTGGTGTGGGACTATGCCAATGAGTTGCTGACTAGTAACCCCGGCTCCACAGTTCAAGTGTCTGTTATCCCCATGCCTGAGAGTCCTCCCCTGTTTGATCGCTTTTATGTTTGCATTGATGCCTGCAATAGGGGTTTTAAGGCTGGTTGCAGACCCTTAATTGGTCTTGATGGAGCGTTTCTGAAAACACTACATGGGGGTCAGATTTTAACAGCTTGTAGGCAGGATGCTAACAATCACATACTTGTGATTGCTTATGCCATAGTCAGTGTTAAGAATAAGGACAATTGGAAGTGGTTCCTTGAGTTACTGCACAATGACCTGGGAGACTACAGGGAAAACAAATGGTGCTTCATTTCGGACATGCAGAAGGTTAGCACTTTATTGATTTACGATAAGACAATACTGGGACTATTTTGATTTAATGAAGTAACATTGAGGGATGTATTTGATTTAATAAAGTTATTGTAGGGACGAATTTGACATGTTATCTTGTCGTGCCTGTTTTAACTTGCAGGGGTTAATACCAGCTGTTCAGGAAGTATTTCCCAGGGTACACCATCGATTCTGCGTCTGGCATTTATGGCGCAATTTCTCAAAACAGTGGTCCAGTACTGAACTGAAAGATATGGTTTGGGAATGTGCTCGGTCTAGGACAACAGTTGAATTCAACAGAAACATGAACAGAGTGAAGCTAATTAATCAAAAAGCATGGGAATATCTCGACAAATGGCCAAAAGATGCATGGACAAAGGCCCACTTCAGTGAACTGCCAAAGGTGGATAACATATGCAACAATGCCTGCGAGTCTTTCAACGCAAAAATCAAGCATGATAGGGGCAAGTCGATTCTGACATTAGCTGAGGAAGTAAGAAGAATCATCATGAAGAGTATTGTTGACAATCGGAAGAAGCTAGAGAATTATCAAGGGATTCTCCCCCCTGTTCAGCAGAGCAGACTTGAAGCCATGACAGCGTTGTCTAGCCACTGGGCTCCTCAATGGTCtggtgatgaaaaagaagaactgTATGAAGTTCATGGCTGGCCAACCAATATGGTGGTTGACCTGGGAAAGCATACATGCAGCTGTCGTTTTTGGCAACTAACAAGTAAAAAATTCAACATTAAGTTACTGTAATTTACTTTTATGCACGATCTTCAAATAATGATTGGTTTGTCTATGTAAGGGATGCCGTGTATGCATGCAATCTCAGCTATACAGGATAAGAATGACAAACGTGCTGAAGACTATTGTCACGACTGGTTGAAGATGGAAGCGTACAGGAAGACTTATTGCTTCAATGTGAATCCAGTGAAAGGTCAGGATCTGTGGGAAAAAACTCCACACCCAGCTCCCGTCCCACCACCATTTAAGGCAAAGCCTGGAAGACCAACgaagaaaaggagaagagacAAAGAGGAACAACCCACTGGGTCAAAAacaaagatgaagaggaagtatAACCCTATCAGATGCATGTATTGCAGTGAGATAGGACACAACAAGCGAAGCTGTGCAAAGAAGAAAGCTACCGAAGCTGAGGAGCATGCTAGGCAGCTGCAGCTGCAACTAGCTCTGGTTGCCCCTGCTGCAGAAGGGGCTGCCCCTGAAGCAACCACTGTCCCAGCTGAACCTAATCCAGCGCCATCACCAACACAGACTCCAACAGTAATTGATATTAGCCAGTGTGACAGTATACCACcaacccaagaaacacaacaggtAATCTGCCATATGTGATTCATTTTAAACATTTGTTATTTCATAAATCTCATTTCTTTAATAAGCTAAATCTAAATCTAGATGTACCATTAATTTCTGTAGGAACAACTCACTGCTAGGCCATCAAAGTTAAAGGTCATTAAAGGGAAAGCCAGACTTCAGTCGTCTCCTAAACCTATTAAAGCCGCACCAGTCGCTGTCTCTGCTGAGACAATCAAGGGGACTAGTTCAGCCATTGCTAAAAAACTGGCCGACTTTATGACCTTCGTTCCTACTCCCACCTTCAAGCCCCCAAGAAAGACTGATAAATGACTTTGATTAGTGTTGAAATGTATTGTGGTTGAATTTGTTTTTTGTGTGAGGATACTTTATGTTTTTTTGCAAAAGGCAATTGAAGTTACATTATCTACATTTTGATTATCTATGTCACTGAAAGTTGTATTATGCCCTTTTATTTTTGTCTAGGATACTTTTTAGGTTATGTATCCTCATGTAAAAGCTTATGACTTTGATGTGGTCTGTTTCCTATGTTAAACCTTTTGGTCCTTAAGAAAATGTGACATCTAGCCTTCTATGGCAACTTAATATTTAATAGTACTTTGACTACTCAATGTTTAACACTACTTTCACTACTGATTATGTCCATTCCTTAGTACATGTTACTTTAATAGTCATCCGAATTGGTTTGGAACCTTTGAATTGGATTGTGTTGTCTTCATATAAAAAAACCAAATACAACATCTATTCTCATTCAATGGATTCATCTCATTACACCATGAAGTATTTGGAATTTGCTTTACTTGGAACGAGACAACAAACTACAAACAATCACATTAAGCACAACTACCACAAACAGGAAAACTATTAACATTTTCAATGCTTTTGCTTCAGCTTCCAAGCTGCCCAGTCTCCATGCCACCTTCAACCTCCATTCATCACAGTCACTATCAACCTGCAGCTCAGCCCCATAATCTTTCTTCGTTCCACCTTAGCCCACCCCTTCATACTCATCATCCTCAACCCACTTAAAGTAGTTGCAGTGACTGCCCTTCTGAAAAttcagaaatcagaaaataaaaaattaaacaaaatcccAACACACAAAACAACATCAAAAACCCTTAAAGTCTTACACAACACTCACCCGGTACCTTGGACATGCACGGAATAGTCTATCTGGGTTCTCCGTTGTCCCAGATTTTCTTATTGCAGCCTTCAACCCACAGAAACATGATTCCTCATGGGGTTTCCTTCTGCTTCGCATTGAGGCGCTGGAACCATTACTACCGTTCGAGAACAACGACACACCACCACGACGGCCTCCTTTTCCTACCTCCATCGTCGCCCCAAACCACCAATTTGAACACAAACCCAGGCATATGGCCATCTGATTGATGAAGGTGACCTATTTATCGTGGAATTTAGGATTAGGTTTCAAACACTTAGGGACTTATTTGAACTGTTTTGTCAAACTTACCTTGTCAGCAATAGGTCATGACACGTGGGCCTCTTCCACGTTGGAAGCTAACCACACACATCAGCAACCGTTAGCCAGGTCACCAACGGAGTTAACGGAAGGACGAACGTGATTAACTCGTGTCACTTTCGGGGACTCTTTTAATTAACTTTATCTTCCGGAGACTAATATGGAGATCgaggtatctttcagggacgattttgagtattaactcttttttttatatttatactttgaatttaattttagtattttgatattttcacaaaaataaatattatctaaatattgttatatttttttaaattatatactaagtattattttttttatataattatttttctaacaGGCTAATGTTGACGTGTGTCAATAAGCTGAAACTTTGACAAGAAGGATTGAAGATTTGCACCCTGGTTTTTTATTTGCATTACATGGTGCATTTGTGGAAGACGGAGCTTATATATTTGATATGCCCTAGTGGCTTATCTAAAGCTTTCCAAGCTGCCTCTGCGTGCACCAATTCAGCTATTATCTCACTTGGTATGATGATGTTCTTTTAGCATAAACAACTATTCTCCTAGATATTGGCATCTTAATTCATGTTACCATTTGATATTGAAATAATGCGATGGTTTATGTATTGTCTTGTCTCGCAAATTAACATCAGCAGTTATAATAGAGTAATTTTTGTTGCAGACAAAAACTGCAAAATCCACTGTTGGGTTGTCCTAGTTGCGGACATCTTAATTATAACATCATTAATCTTCCTTCCACATTTGAATTATTTATTGCTTGTAGTgagtttcttttgttttttttttttttttttttaatcttaagctTATAAATGTAATGCAGCAAAAGAGGCAGTTGGAGTAGAAGATACCCCCTTGGGTGGTTGGTCTGTAAGGTTGCATTCTGCTGCCCAGGGAACTCTGAATGTTCCAGGATTGAGCTTAGGAGTTGGTCCAAAAGGAGGACTTGGTGAACATGGTGATGCGTATCTTGACAGTTCATTCTTACAAAGGTGTCACTCGTGGAAAGGCGTCCTGAGAATTATGAAATAAGTGACGCATTTGTTAAGACAACTAGTAATATAGAAAAATGTGTGTAAATGCTTTGGGAAATCTATCACCGTCTAACATAAGAATGTATGCATTGAGTTGCACAACTAGTTTTTGGAATTTAGTTCTGATATATCTAGAACAACACACACATTATCAGCTTTTTATAATTTGAAGTACATGCAGATTTGTTGACCACCTATTTTGGGTATTGTTAAGGGCCTATATATTTAAGTTGTCATGTACCAAGCAGCATCATTCTTTGTTTATCCAGGGCAAAAATAGAATTTAAGGAAGAATGGAAGTTTTATAGAACTTCAATTAATGTGCAATTTTGTGTATTCAATAGTTTTATGTAGTCTTTATGCATATCTGACTGAATTGCTTTATCAGTACATTTCTATCTCCATGTAAGATGATTTTTACTTGGAGAGCTTATATCATATATTGAGAATTTTCACTATATTTGTGCAGGCTGTTACTGTTTGTCCTTTGTCTTCAGTAAGCTCCCTTGTTCGGTTTGCTGAAGAGCCCCTGATGTTTGCAGTTGAATTCAGTGATGGATGCCCTATCCATGTATGCAATGTTATGCTACTGCAATTATGAAATTTTATGCTCTGAAATTTCTCATTTGTATGGTACTAATTGTAGGTTTATGCAAGCACATCTCGCAATAGCTTACTTGCAGTTGTTCGTGATGCAATTCAAACTGAAGTAGGTAGATGTAACTCATCTTGGTTAAGAATTTCCTACTATGGCATGTATAGATGGAAGTAAAGTATGGCAGTTCATTTGCTAGTTTAATTGCTTGGAATCTTGAtatcaattttaaatattttaccaTACTGAGGCAAATGGTTAtatggtatatttttattttccaaaataaagAAATCCTGCATTGTCTAAGTGCATCTTTGAGTTTTGGTGATGTTTTGTGCAGGGTCAATGTGCCATACTTGTATTGCCAAGGCTGACAATGCCTGGTCATTGGATTGATCCTCCCTGTGGAAGTGTTTATTTGCAATATGGTCAGCAAAAGTCAGTTGCTGATGCTGAAAGTGCTTCAATGCATTTGAAACATTTAACAGCAGCTGCCAAGGATGCTGTTGCTGAAGGTGGTTCCATTCCTGGATCAAGAGCTAAACTATGGCGAAGAATAAGGGAGTTCAATGCATGTATACCTTTTAGTGATGTGCCTTCAACTGTTGAAGTGCCAGAGGTTACCTTGGCCATGATTACTATGCTTCCTGCAGCCCCAAATCTTCCTCCAGAATCTCCTCCTTTGCCACCCCGTCACCAAACGCTTCTGCAACTGTGATGGGTTTTATTGCTTGTTTACATCCACTACTTGCATCAAGAAGTGCCGCATCACACGTGATGTCTTTTCCAGCAGCAGTTGGAAGGATAATGGGTTTACTTAGAAATGGTTCAGAGGGTGTTGCAACTGAGGCTGCCGGGCTTGTTGCAGCACTCATTGGTGGTGGGCCTGGTGATGCTAATGTGATGGATTCTAAAGGAGAGTGCACGCAACAATTATGCATACAAAGTCAGTATTGTTTGCTAATTAGAGTTATGTCATTATTCTTGTCAACAGATTGAAGCCTATGTCAGTATCACCTTTGCTGTCAATGGCTGTGGTTGAAGTGCTCGAGGCTATGATTTGTGATCCACATGGGGAAACTACTCAACATAATGTTTTTGTTGAGTTGTTGTGCGAAGTTGCTGGTTAAAGTGTCGTTTGTTTGCACTATTTGGTCATCTTGCCGAAAGTGTTAGAGAGACAGTAGCTGTTATTATGCGATCAATTGCTGAAGAAGATGCTATTGCTGTGGAGTCCGTGCGAGAGGCTTCTGTGCACGATGGTGCTTTGTTGAGGCATTTATTGCACGCTTTTTTCCTTCCTGCTGGTGAACGCCGTGAAGTTAGTCGACAACTTGTTGCTCTTTGGGCGGATTCCTATCAACCCGCTTTGGAGCTATTGCCTTGAATTCTGCCTCCCGGACTTGTTGCTTATTTGCATACACGCTCTGATGGAGTTCAACGTGAAGAATCAAATCAAGAGGAGTCATCAACCGGGAGAAGAAAAAGACGCTTACTTCAGCAGAGGAAATGTCGCATTGGGAGACGACTACAAGTGCAAGGGCAATGGCAATTGTATATGAGCAGCACTACAAGACTGTTGGTCCTTTTTCAGGCACAGCTCACATTACTTTTCTCCTGGATAGGACAGATGACAGATCTCTGAGACAcagacttctttttcttttgagggTCTTTGTAAATTTAATCTACttattctttcttgttttctctttcctcttcgtGATTTCACTTTACAAGCTCTACTCAGTTAATTTCAACTCAATTTCAGGCTTTGATGAAGGATTTAGCTAATGTAGAGGCTTATGTTCTAGTTGGAGCCTGTGTATTAGCTGTCAATCTTCTTACAGTGGTCCATGAAGCTTCGGAGAGGACAGCTATTCctttgcaatcaaatttgattgcagCTATGGCTTTCATGGAGCCAC is a window from the Arachis hypogaea cultivar Tifrunner chromosome 1, arahy.Tifrunner.gnm2.J5K5, whole genome shotgun sequence genome containing:
- the LOC112755746 gene encoding uncharacterized protein, producing the protein MVFKSKSEFMQATRDYTIQWGRNILFSKNDKVRVKAVCKSEDCPWVVYCACNKQDGSWQIKTLVDSHTCPRWRKNRAATQTWTLSKLVPKLRKHPTMKHREVYDWFVRKCNVYLNSTCITRALKAARKIVEGDEIAQYGLVWDYANELLTSNPGSTVQVSVIPMPESPPLFDRFYVCIDACNRGFKAGCRPLIGLDGAFLKTLHGGQILTACRQDANNHILVIAYAIVSVKNKDNWKWFLELLHNDLGDYRENKWCFISDMQKGLIPAVQEVFPRVHHRFCVWHLWRNFSKQWSSTELKDMVWECARSRTTVEFNRNMNRVKLINQKAWEYLDKWPKDAWTKAHFSELPKVDNICNNACESFNAKIKHDRGKSILTLAEEVRRIIMKSIVDNRKKLENYQGILPPVQQSRLEAMTALSSHWAPQWSGDEKEELYEVHGWPTNMVVDLGKHTCSWMPCMHAISAIQDKNDKRAEDYCHDWLKMEAYRKTYCFNVNPVKGQDLWEKTPHPAPVPPPFKAKPGRPTKKRRRDKEEQPTGSKTKMKRKYNPIRCMYCSEIGHNKRSCAKKKATEAEEHARQLQLQLALVAPAAEGAAPEATTVPAEPNPAPSPTQTPTVIDISQCDSIPPTQETQQEQLTARPSKLKVIKGKARLQSSPKPIKAAPVAVSAETIKGTSSAIAKKLADFMTFVPTPTFKPPRKTDK
- the LOC112702365 gene encoding dnaJ homolog subfamily C GRV2-like isoform X1, with amino-acid sequence MFAVEFSDGCPIHVYASTSRNSLLAVVRDAIQTEGQCAILVLPRLTMPGHWIDPPCGSVYLQYGQQKSVADAESASMHLKHLTAAAKDAVAEGGSIPGSRAKLWRRIREFNACIPFSDVPSTVEVPEVTLAMITMLPAAPNLPPESPPLPPRHQTLLQL
- the LOC112702365 gene encoding dnaJ homolog subfamily C GRV2-like isoform X2; amino-acid sequence: MFAVEFSDGCPIHGQCAILVLPRLTMPGHWIDPPCGSVYLQYGQQKSVADAESASMHLKHLTAAAKDAVAEGGSIPGSRAKLWRRIREFNACIPFSDVPSTVEVPEVTLAMITMLPAAPNLPPESPPLPPRHQTLLQL